In Nocardia yunnanensis, one DNA window encodes the following:
- the hisS gene encoding histidine--tRNA ligase, whose translation MRDLLPADVATRDHVLHAITTTYRTFGYQRIETPALEDINRLQGGQGGENEKLIYQVLRRGLPDTVEATTPTRDLIDLGLRFDLTVPLTRFYGNNHADLPTPFRSLQVGPVWRAERPQKGRYRQFYQCDIDMIGEPTVLAEAELIEATTAALAAVGLTDVTVRLSDRRFLSALATDAGLSEDTWDRFFIALDKLDKIGWDGVRAELDKLGFSADSINTALDKISSLQDIPVEKLADTLTATVPSLADDVVADLAATTASLDALARQRPLKWEFDPTLVRGMGYYTGQIFEITHPEMSSSVAGGGRYDKLIGRSLGKDVPACGFSIGFERIVGLLTDDIQRNATAVLTESDVPISDALTVARSLRSADRVIEVVRRSGKLGAQLKRLQSSGFSTFVLVGIEDGELKVSDERSI comes from the coding sequence ATGAGGGACTTGCTTCCCGCCGACGTCGCGACCCGGGACCACGTGTTGCATGCGATCACCACCACCTACCGCACCTTCGGCTACCAGCGCATCGAAACCCCCGCGCTCGAAGACATCAACCGCCTCCAGGGCGGTCAAGGCGGCGAGAACGAAAAGCTCATCTACCAGGTGCTCCGCCGCGGGCTGCCCGACACCGTCGAGGCCACGACCCCGACCCGCGACCTGATCGATCTCGGCCTCCGATTCGACCTGACCGTCCCGCTGACCCGCTTCTACGGCAACAACCACGCCGACCTGCCCACCCCGTTCCGGTCGCTGCAAGTCGGCCCCGTCTGGCGTGCCGAACGCCCGCAGAAGGGTCGCTACCGGCAGTTCTATCAGTGCGACATCGACATGATCGGCGAGCCGACCGTCCTCGCCGAAGCAGAACTGATCGAAGCAACCACCGCAGCCCTGGCCGCCGTCGGCCTCACCGACGTCACCGTCCGCCTGTCCGATCGCCGCTTCCTCAGCGCCCTCGCGACCGACGCCGGTCTGTCCGAGGACACCTGGGACCGCTTCTTCATCGCCCTCGACAAGCTCGACAAAATCGGCTGGGACGGCGTGCGCGCCGAACTCGACAAGCTCGGGTTCTCCGCGGACTCGATCAACACCGCCCTTGACAAGATCAGCAGCCTGCAAGACATTCCAGTCGAGAAGCTCGCCGACACGCTCACCGCAACCGTCCCCAGCCTGGCCGACGACGTGGTCGCCGACCTTGCAGCGACTACCGCCAGCCTCGATGCACTGGCCCGGCAACGGCCGCTGAAGTGGGAGTTCGACCCCACGCTCGTCCGCGGCATGGGCTACTACACCGGCCAGATCTTCGAGATCACCCACCCGGAGATGTCCAGCTCCGTCGCGGGCGGCGGCCGCTACGACAAACTCATCGGCCGCTCGCTCGGCAAAGACGTCCCCGCGTGCGGATTCTCCATCGGCTTCGAGCGCATCGTCGGACTCCTGACCGACGACATCCAGCGCAACGCCACAGCAGTCCTGACCGAATCCGACGTTCCGATCTCCGACGCGCTCACCGTCGCCCGCAGCCTGCGCTCCGCTGACCGAGTCATCGAGGTCGTCCGTCGCAGCGGGAAACTCGGCGCCCAGCTGAAACGACTCCAATCCAGCGGATTCAGCACGTTCGTCCTGGTCGGAATCGAGGATGGTGAACTGAAGGTCAGCGACGAACGGTCGATCTGA
- a CDS encoding class I SAM-dependent methyltransferase, which yields MTVFDADGIAAQRDAAYYELFTDWRRDTDFFATVARRIGGPILELGCGTGRITIPIAQAGIDIDGIDIAPERLRIARQAAERLSPTTPVRFFPADIRKFSLDNTYRLALFPYRVLQELTTTTDKIDCLRCVHDHLDRGGFVLVDNYCPSVAYLATDPDSCTTTSEKHGPAGEHIRRTQRVISRNHADQTQQLEVVYDITDPDGTTEHLVIPYQTSYIFRLELEHLLARYGFTMTEIWGGYEFQDFGTDPPGELIVLAQRVDRSS from the coding sequence GTGACCGTGTTCGACGCCGACGGAATCGCCGCGCAACGCGACGCCGCGTACTACGAACTGTTCACCGACTGGCGTCGCGACACCGACTTCTTCGCCACCGTCGCGCGACGTATCGGCGGCCCGATTCTCGAACTCGGCTGCGGCACCGGCCGAATCACGATTCCCATCGCACAGGCCGGCATCGACATCGACGGCATCGACATCGCGCCTGAACGCCTGCGCATCGCCCGACAAGCCGCCGAGAGGCTGTCGCCGACGACTCCGGTCCGGTTCTTTCCCGCCGACATCCGCAAGTTCAGCCTCGACAACACCTATCGGCTGGCGCTGTTCCCTTACCGTGTTCTCCAAGAACTCACCACGACCACCGACAAGATCGACTGCCTGCGATGCGTGCACGACCACCTCGATCGCGGCGGATTCGTGCTCGTGGACAACTACTGCCCATCCGTGGCCTACCTCGCCACCGACCCGGACTCGTGCACGACCACCAGTGAGAAGCACGGACCGGCAGGCGAGCACATTCGCCGCACGCAACGCGTGATCTCCCGCAACCACGCCGACCAGACCCAACAGCTGGAAGTCGTCTACGACATCACCGACCCCGACGGAACCACCGAGCACCTTGTCATCCCCTACCAGACCAGCTACATCTTCCGTCTCGAACTCGAACACCTACTCGCCCGCTACGGATTCACCATGACCGAGATCTGGGGCGGGTACGAGTTCCAGGACTTCGGCACCGACCCGCCCGGGGAGCTGATCGTCCTCGCCCAACGCGTCGACCGGTCATCATGA
- a CDS encoding carbamoyltransferase C-terminal domain-containing protein: protein MERSSIYVGRGNELQLLRRYADQPNQLGFGAAYNHFTKWLGFRSHHDAGQTMALAAYGTGQYDQVTVFSSAAKDFECLLRPPVLPSGDAPEPSGPLDEYDLEAARVLQAEAVRDLIHEQLGIDIGPGLQSCENPTPLQFEVAWLIQMQLQRALTALVRAAVAETGIRRVCLAGGVALNCVANTIIAELDDVEDLFVQPAASDVGQSLGNALWAHHRRPENERIWRMPTCSLGRTYTDAEIDAATRRWADRISVESIDDTAAVGARLLSQQEIIGWFDGGSEFGPRGLGRRGILADPRTPDSKERLDAVHKLRAPFRPYAPSILADEVEAWFSIDTRFTRTAAQAMASMLVAPAVRPEKRRLVPSITFVDGTARLQAVTHQENPRYYQLIRAFDDITGVPIVLNTSFNASGDPIVETPDDAIESMLKMRLDALLIGRYLIRAR, encoded by the coding sequence TTGGAGCGCAGCAGTATCTACGTTGGACGCGGCAACGAGCTTCAACTGCTGCGCCGATACGCGGACCAACCGAACCAGCTCGGATTCGGTGCGGCCTATAACCACTTCACGAAATGGCTCGGATTCCGCAGCCACCACGACGCCGGCCAAACAATGGCCCTCGCCGCATACGGCACCGGCCAATACGACCAGGTGACCGTGTTCTCCTCGGCCGCCAAGGATTTCGAGTGCCTGCTACGCCCTCCCGTCTTGCCCTCAGGTGATGCCCCGGAACCTAGCGGGCCCCTGGACGAGTACGACCTCGAGGCGGCGCGGGTCCTGCAGGCCGAGGCCGTCCGAGACCTTATCCACGAGCAGCTCGGCATCGACATCGGTCCCGGCCTCCAATCCTGCGAGAACCCCACACCCCTGCAGTTCGAAGTCGCCTGGCTGATCCAGATGCAACTGCAACGCGCGCTCACTGCGCTCGTACGAGCAGCTGTCGCCGAGACCGGAATCCGCCGCGTTTGCCTGGCCGGCGGTGTGGCGCTCAACTGCGTCGCCAACACGATCATCGCCGAACTCGATGATGTCGAGGACCTGTTCGTCCAGCCTGCGGCCAGCGACGTCGGTCAGAGCCTCGGCAACGCTCTGTGGGCCCACCATCGGCGGCCGGAGAACGAACGGATTTGGCGGATGCCGACCTGCTCGTTGGGTCGCACCTACACCGATGCCGAGATCGATGCCGCCACGCGGCGCTGGGCTGACCGCATCTCCGTCGAATCGATCGACGACACCGCCGCGGTCGGCGCACGGCTTCTCTCCCAGCAAGAGATCATCGGATGGTTCGACGGCGGAAGCGAATTCGGTCCGCGCGGACTCGGCCGACGCGGCATCCTGGCGGACCCGCGCACCCCTGACTCCAAGGAACGTCTCGACGCCGTCCATAAACTTCGAGCGCCATTTCGTCCCTATGCACCGAGCATCCTCGCCGACGAGGTCGAAGCGTGGTTCAGCATCGACACCAGGTTCACTCGCACTGCGGCTCAGGCCATGGCATCGATGCTGGTCGCGCCCGCAGTGCGCCCGGAGAAGCGCCGACTGGTCCCTTCCATCACCTTCGTCGACGGCACAGCCCGCCTCCAGGCGGTCACCCACCAGGAGAACCCCCGCTACTACCAGCTGATCCGCGCATTCGACGACATCACCGGAGTGCCAATCGTTTTGAACACCTCATTCAACGCCAGCGGCGATCCGATCGTGGAGACTCCTGACGATGCGATCGAGTCCATGCTGAAGATGAGGCTCGACGCGTTGCTCATCGGCCGCTACCTGATCCGGGCACGGTGA
- a CDS encoding MerR family transcriptional regulator: MLISELSRRTGVSTRALRHYDRSGLLEAGRRSNGYREFPESSVERVRRIRALLAVGLDLSAVGELLPCLTTEGWPGGCAHARRRLADEVAELDRALASMGRTRAALGDELARWDRAALPD, translated from the coding sequence ATGCTGATCAGCGAGCTGTCGCGGCGCACCGGCGTGAGCACCCGGGCCCTGCGCCACTACGACCGCAGCGGGCTGCTCGAGGCCGGGCGCCGGTCCAACGGGTACCGCGAGTTCCCGGAGTCGAGTGTGGAACGGGTGCGGCGCATTCGGGCCTTGCTCGCGGTGGGGCTGGACCTGTCGGCGGTCGGGGAGTTGTTGCCGTGCCTCACCACCGAGGGCTGGCCGGGCGGGTGCGCGCACGCCCGGCGGCGGTTGGCCGACGAGGTCGCGGAGCTGGATCGGGCGCTGGCGAGCATGGGTCGGACCCGGGCCGCGCTCGGGGACGAGCTCGCGCGCTGGGATCGTGCCGCTTTGCCCGATTAG
- a CDS encoding amidohydrolase family protein yields the protein MSVPSALSAERLGEWVEPYLSRPDILGIGEVTPPPGQAARLDPVLSLSADHGGVPVLVHGFAPNTLDDLRTYAELAARYPSVPLVVGALGGLHALDLVELAMERSNLFIDLSSALQVFAVTAAAHEVPDQCLFGSNTPYGDVVAARHTVEAAIADRGVRTLVLEDNFQRIFSG from the coding sequence GTGAGCGTGCCGTCGGCACTGTCCGCGGAACGGCTCGGCGAATGGGTCGAGCCCTATCTGTCGCGACCGGACATCCTCGGGATCGGGGAGGTGACACCGCCACCGGGACAGGCCGCCCGCCTCGATCCGGTGCTGAGCCTCAGCGCCGACCACGGCGGGGTGCCGGTGCTGGTCCACGGATTCGCGCCCAACACCCTGGACGATCTGCGGACCTACGCCGAGCTGGCGGCCCGCTATCCTTCGGTTCCGCTGGTCGTGGGGGCGCTGGGCGGGCTGCACGCACTGGATCTGGTGGAGCTCGCGATGGAGCGGTCCAACCTCTTCATCGACCTGTCCAGTGCGCTACAGGTATTCGCCGTCACCGCTGCCGCACACGAAGTCCCTGATCAATGCCTGTTCGGATCCAACACGCCCTACGGTGACGTGGTTGCCGCGCGGCATACCGTCGAGGCCGCGATCGCGGATCGGGGAGTGCGAACACTGGTTCTGGAAGACAACTTTCAGCGGATTTTCAGTGGCTGA
- a CDS encoding alpha/beta hydrolase translates to MRSIRSRSNSSGDSEGWLRRTVLALSMALIAPLVIAVTGGGATASAAFDPAAFDFWVDSAMGPIKTRVLRAADGNTDRVVYALDGMRAREDLNGWEIETNVAEAMAAANINVVVPVGGQSSFYTDWNAPSSFFGIPPGTGSANTGSGATDVLSGGPGKSYRYTWESFLTNDLRWALRDRLGFNPNRNGVFGLSMGGSGALTLAAYHPDQFSFAGSFSGYLNISAPGMREAIRLAMIDAGGYNVDSMAPPWGPQWLRMDPFVFAPRLVANNTHLYISAASGRPTAMDGPNMGTVNGMALEALALANTRAFQVRMATLGATNIDYSFPEYGIHAWNNWQDEAYRMLPSLSANIG, encoded by the coding sequence ATGAGATCGATTCGCAGCAGATCGAATTCGTCCGGCGACAGCGAGGGATGGCTACGCCGCACCGTGCTCGCCCTGTCCATGGCCTTGATCGCACCGCTGGTCATCGCCGTAACAGGGGGCGGCGCAACGGCTTCCGCGGCCTTCGACCCGGCCGCCTTCGACTTCTGGGTCGATTCGGCCATGGGCCCCATCAAGACTCGCGTGCTGCGCGCCGCGGACGGCAATACCGATCGCGTCGTCTACGCCCTCGACGGCATGCGCGCCCGCGAGGATCTCAACGGCTGGGAAATCGAGACCAACGTGGCCGAGGCCATGGCGGCCGCCAATATCAACGTGGTCGTGCCCGTCGGCGGTCAATCCAGCTTCTACACCGACTGGAACGCCCCCAGCTCCTTCTTCGGCATCCCGCCCGGCACCGGCTCCGCCAACACCGGCTCCGGCGCCACCGACGTGCTCTCCGGCGGCCCCGGCAAGAGCTACCGCTACACCTGGGAATCGTTCCTCACCAACGATCTGCGCTGGGCCCTGCGAGATCGCCTGGGCTTCAACCCCAACCGCAACGGCGTCTTCGGCCTCTCCATGGGGGGCTCCGGCGCGCTGACCCTGGCCGCCTACCACCCCGACCAGTTTTCCTTCGCCGGCTCCTTCTCCGGCTACCTCAACATCTCCGCCCCCGGCATGCGAGAAGCCATCCGCCTGGCCATGATCGACGCCGGCGGCTACAACGTCGACTCCATGGCCCCGCCCTGGGGCCCCCAATGGCTCCGCATGGACCCCTTCGTCTTCGCCCCCCGCCTAGTCGCCAACAACACCCACCTCTACATCTCCGCCGCCTCCGGCCGCCCCACCGCCATGGACGGCCCCAACATGGGCACAGTCAACGGCATGGCCCTGGAAGCCCTGGCCCTGGCCAACACCCGAGCCTTCCAAGTCCGCATGGCCACCCTGGGCGCCACCAACATCGACTACTCCTTCCCGGAGTACGGCATCCACGCCTGGAACAACTGGCAAGACGAGGCCTACCGCATGCTCCCCTCCCTCTCCGCCAACATCGGCTGA
- a CDS encoding LAGLIDADG family homing endonuclease, with product MRVNGASKDAIGKRANDFDRGLGGLTESASIFCADNGAAASPKMLLSSGERPLVWSLDRRRRFIPQPITGITSGRGDVIRVSLASGRSVQLSGAARVLTIDGWKPLAELAIGARIAIPRWIPHVLNPVTMADAEVVLLAHMIGDGSCVKRQPIRYASVDEENLSAVAAAATHFGITAVRDEYKAARVVTLRLPAPYRLTHGRRNPIAAWLDGLGLFGLRSYEKFVPEAVFAMPTDQVAIFLRHLWATDGSIRWDERGNQARIYYASTSLRLIEDVADLLLRLGVHARIKRVHKPGYRDCFHLNIDGADNQITFLYDIGSHGARGVIGEATVPKLNAMDTNTNVDTIPEEVWNTVRDLLATRDMTHRQFQSAMGTQYCGSAMYKRSPSRTRLARAADILDAPELAMLCTDDIFWDRITEITGLGEQEVFSVSVSGTENLVAQGVSVHAGV from the coding sequence GTGCGGGTGAACGGAGCTTCGAAAGACGCAATCGGTAAGCGCGCCAACGACTTCGATAGAGGACTGGGCGGTCTCACTGAATCGGCTTCGATCTTTTGTGCCGACAATGGAGCGGCCGCGTCGCCGAAGATGCTGTTGAGCAGCGGGGAACGGCCGCTGGTCTGGTCACTCGATCGTCGCAGGCGGTTTATTCCCCAACCGATAACGGGCATAACCTCTGGCCGAGGCGACGTCATACGTGTGAGTTTGGCCTCCGGTCGCTCGGTGCAGTTGTCTGGGGCAGCACGCGTCCTGACCATTGACGGCTGGAAACCGCTGGCAGAACTGGCGATCGGCGCGCGAATCGCGATCCCGCGCTGGATTCCGCATGTCCTGAACCCTGTCACAATGGCCGATGCCGAGGTTGTGCTGCTGGCTCACATGATCGGTGACGGATCGTGTGTGAAGCGTCAGCCGATCCGGTATGCCAGTGTCGACGAGGAGAACCTGTCTGCGGTGGCCGCCGCAGCGACTCATTTCGGCATCACCGCTGTTCGTGACGAATACAAAGCGGCAAGGGTGGTCACCTTGCGTCTGCCCGCGCCGTACCGGCTCACCCACGGCCGCCGAAACCCGATTGCTGCATGGCTCGATGGATTGGGCTTGTTCGGGCTGCGCAGCTATGAGAAGTTCGTGCCCGAGGCCGTTTTCGCGATGCCGACCGATCAAGTCGCCATCTTCCTCAGGCACCTGTGGGCTACAGACGGTTCCATCCGCTGGGACGAACGGGGCAATCAAGCTCGGATCTACTACGCATCGACCAGTTTGCGCCTCATCGAGGACGTTGCCGATCTGCTCTTGCGACTTGGAGTTCACGCCCGGATCAAACGCGTTCACAAGCCCGGATACCGCGACTGCTTCCACCTCAATATCGACGGTGCCGACAACCAGATCACCTTCCTCTACGACATCGGTTCCCATGGCGCGCGAGGCGTGATCGGTGAGGCGACGGTGCCCAAGCTGAACGCCATGGACACCAACACCAACGTCGACACGATCCCTGAAGAAGTCTGGAATACCGTCAGGGATCTCCTGGCGACCCGAGACATGACGCACCGCCAGTTCCAGTCGGCCATGGGAACCCAATACTGTGGCTCCGCGATGTACAAGCGCTCACCCAGTCGCACCCGCTTGGCGCGTGCCGCCGATATTCTCGACGCCCCGGAATTGGCGATGCTCTGCACCGACGACATCTTCTGGGATCGGATCACCGAGATCACCGGGCTTGGTGAGCAGGAGGTGTTCTCGGTGTCCGTCTCAGGTACCGAAAACCTCGTTGCGCAGGGGGTTTCGGTGCATGCCGGGGTGTAG